The following proteins are encoded in a genomic region of Natrinema sp. DC36:
- a CDS encoding alpha/beta fold hydrolase — protein MELNHVRRGTGEPLLLVHGLGGSWRTWRPVLESLAAEREVIAVDLPGHGGTPPSSGEASVDTLADDVASFLTANDLEGIDVVGNSMGGRLVLELARRGDVGATVALDPGGFWKGWERYFFYATLAPSIRLVRLLQPVMGRLMGSAVGRTLLLAQLSARPWELSADVALEEMRTFADSPSFDELLRRLAFGPGQEGAADTPGPVVFGWGRKDRVTLPRQAKRAAKRFPNARLYWFEGAGHYPHWDAPEEATQLILACTGETAETVQK, from the coding sequence ATGGAACTGAATCACGTCCGTCGTGGAACCGGCGAGCCGTTGCTCCTCGTTCACGGACTGGGCGGTAGCTGGCGAACGTGGCGACCCGTGCTCGAGTCGCTGGCTGCCGAGCGCGAGGTGATCGCCGTGGACCTCCCCGGTCACGGTGGAACGCCGCCGTCGTCCGGCGAGGCGTCCGTCGACACCCTCGCCGACGACGTCGCCTCGTTTCTGACGGCGAACGACCTCGAGGGGATCGACGTGGTCGGGAACTCGATGGGAGGGCGCCTCGTGCTCGAACTGGCACGGCGGGGCGATGTCGGCGCGACCGTTGCGCTCGATCCCGGCGGGTTTTGGAAAGGATGGGAGCGGTACTTCTTTTACGCAACGCTTGCCCCGTCGATCCGCCTCGTTCGCCTGCTCCAGCCAGTGATGGGGCGGCTCATGGGAAGTGCCGTCGGTCGCACGCTGCTCCTGGCCCAGCTCTCGGCGCGTCCCTGGGAGCTGTCCGCCGACGTCGCGCTCGAGGAGATGCGAACCTTCGCGGACTCGCCCTCGTTCGACGAACTGCTACGTCGATTGGCCTTCGGACCCGGTCAAGAAGGCGCGGCGGACACTCCGGGACCGGTCGTGTTCGGCTGGGGCCGCAAGGATCGAGTCACCCTTCCGCGGCAGGCGAAACGCGCCGCGAAACGGTTCCCGAACGCGAGATTGTACTGGTTCGAGGGTGCCGGACACTATCCTCACTGGGACGCACCCGAGGAGGCGACGCAGTTGATACTCGCGTGTACCGGTGAAACGGCGGAAACGGTTCAGAAATAG
- a CDS encoding TrkA C-terminal domain-containing protein produces MSIVEISSESALVGVSVAALDATIIAIRSSGDDVGTIPKRDRVIRAGEQLFAIGRPDTLRKLDSASGVRSIDENETPPAADSAIDWESGVATDRDPLTYDGE; encoded by the coding sequence ATGAGTATCGTCGAAATCAGCTCGGAGAGTGCACTCGTGGGCGTGTCCGTCGCTGCCCTCGACGCCACGATCATCGCGATTCGGTCCTCCGGTGACGACGTGGGCACGATTCCGAAGCGCGACCGGGTGATTCGGGCGGGCGAGCAGCTGTTTGCGATCGGTCGTCCCGACACCCTCCGGAAGTTGGACTCGGCGAGCGGCGTCCGGTCGATCGACGAGAACGAGACGCCGCCGGCCGCCGACAGCGCTATCGACTGGGAGTCCGGTGTCGCCACGGATCGGGACCCGCTGACCTACGACGGAGAGTAG